Proteins encoded in a region of the Deltaproteobacteria bacterium genome:
- a CDS encoding P-II family nitrogen regulator, which translates to MKKIEAIIKPFKLDEVKDALHEVGITGLTVTEVKGFGRQKGHTELYRGAEYQVDFLPKVKIEVVVDDERVNAVVEAIERSARTGKIGDGKIFVSTVEEVVRIRTGERGPGAL; encoded by the coding sequence GTGAAGAAGATCGAGGCCATCATCAAGCCGTTCAAGCTCGACGAGGTCAAGGACGCCCTCCACGAGGTGGGCATCACCGGCCTCACCGTCACCGAGGTGAAGGGCTTTGGCCGGCAGAAGGGCCACACCGAGCTCTACCGCGGCGCCGAGTACCAGGTGGACTTCCTGCCCAAGGTGAAGATCGAGGTGGTCGTCGACGACGAGCGCGTGAACGCGGTGGTCGAGGCCATCGAGCGGTCGGCGCGCACGGGGAAGATTGGCGACGGGAAGATCTTCGTGTCCACCGTGGAAGAGGTCGTCCGCATCCGCACGGGCGAGCGCGGACCGGGCGCGCTCTAG
- a CDS encoding ABC transporter substrate-binding protein has translation MKRLIGLAAAALALCACEKKTTSPENTTGATPQPAATTAAPANPAPSSDDVWRVGEVGSLSGQQATFGQSTHHGIELAMKEINDAGGVKGKKFKLTTYDDQGKPDEAASATLRLISQDHVQVVLGEVASTNSKAMAPPCQNNKVPMISPSSTNPEVTAIGDYIFRVCFIDPFQGTVMAKFAHDNLKLNKVAILKDVRSDYSMGLSKYFTETFTKLGGTIVKEASYSQGDMDFKAQLTELKSAQPQAIYLPGYYNDVGLIVSQARDLGITAPFMGGDGWDSSKLYELGGKSLNGSYFSNHSTNQDPNPKLQKFIADYKAAYGEPPDALAALGYDAMRVAADAFARAKSGAGPDVREAIAGTKDFDGVTGKITLDKDRNAVKPAVVLELQDGKQVYQTTIAP, from the coding sequence ATGAAGCGACTTATCGGCTTGGCAGCGGCGGCGCTGGCGCTCTGCGCCTGCGAGAAGAAGACGACCTCGCCCGAGAACACCACCGGCGCGACGCCCCAGCCCGCGGCCACCACCGCCGCTCCCGCCAACCCGGCGCCCTCGAGCGACGACGTGTGGCGCGTGGGCGAGGTGGGCTCGCTCTCCGGCCAGCAGGCGACCTTCGGCCAGAGCACGCACCACGGCATCGAGCTGGCGATGAAGGAGATCAACGACGCCGGCGGCGTGAAGGGCAAGAAGTTCAAGCTCACGACCTACGACGACCAGGGCAAGCCCGACGAGGCCGCCAGCGCCACGCTGCGCCTCATCAGCCAGGACCACGTGCAGGTGGTGCTCGGCGAGGTGGCGTCGACGAACTCCAAGGCCATGGCGCCGCCCTGCCAGAACAACAAGGTGCCGATGATCAGCCCGTCGTCGACGAACCCGGAGGTCACCGCCATCGGCGACTACATCTTCCGGGTGTGCTTCATCGACCCCTTCCAGGGCACGGTGATGGCCAAGTTCGCCCACGACAACCTCAAGCTCAACAAGGTCGCCATCCTCAAGGACGTGCGCAGCGATTACTCCATGGGTCTGTCCAAGTACTTCACCGAGACCTTCACCAAGCTGGGTGGCACGATCGTGAAGGAGGCGAGCTACTCGCAGGGCGACATGGACTTCAAGGCGCAGCTCACCGAGCTCAAGAGCGCGCAGCCGCAGGCCATCTACCTCCCCGGCTATTACAACGACGTGGGCCTCATCGTGAGCCAGGCGCGCGACCTGGGCATCACCGCGCCGTTCATGGGCGGCGATGGCTGGGACTCCTCCAAGCTCTACGAGCTCGGCGGCAAGTCGCTCAACGGCAGCTACTTCTCCAACCACTCCACCAACCAGGACCCGAACCCCAAGCTCCAGAAGTTCATCGCCGACTACAAGGCCGCCTACGGCGAGCCGCCCGACGCGCTGGCGGCCCTGGGCTACGACGCCATGCGCGTGGCGGCGGATGCGTTCGCGCGCGCCAAGAGCGGCGCCGGCCCCGACGTGCGCGAGGCCATCGCGGGCACCAAGGACTTCGACGGCGTGACCGGAAAGATCACCCTCGACAAGGACCGCAACGCGGTGAAGCCGGCCGTGGTGCTCGAGCTCCAGGACGGCAAGCAGGTCTACCAGACCACCATCGCGCCGTAG
- a CDS encoding branched-chain amino acid ABC transporter permease yields the protein MSEFFQHLVNGLSLGTIYALIALGYTMVYGVLKLINFAHADVFMIGAYTGLFSARAIGGEGEGSYARAGAVLVISMLVSAGLGMLIERLAYRPLRARPRLTALITAIGVSFFLENGAQLLWSPDPRRFPRLFESHTFFLGNTAISSMQIIAFLVAVAMMAGLQYLVFRTRFGLAMRAVSFEPSTAALMGVPVDRTISITFAVGSALAAGAAILFGLQYPRVEPFMGLMLGLKAFVAAVLGGIGNVPGSMVGGLVLGLAEEFVAGYGLSSYRDAVAFAILIAILILRPEGIFGRSVAEKV from the coding sequence ATGAGCGAGTTCTTTCAGCACCTGGTGAACGGCCTCTCGCTGGGCACGATCTACGCGCTCATCGCGCTCGGCTACACCATGGTGTACGGCGTGCTGAAGCTCATCAACTTCGCGCACGCCGACGTCTTCATGATCGGCGCCTACACGGGCCTGTTCAGCGCTCGCGCGATCGGCGGCGAGGGCGAGGGCAGCTACGCGCGCGCAGGGGCGGTGCTCGTCATCTCCATGCTGGTGAGCGCCGGGCTGGGCATGCTGATCGAGCGGCTCGCGTACCGGCCGCTGCGCGCGCGCCCGCGGCTCACCGCGCTCATCACCGCCATCGGCGTGAGCTTCTTCCTCGAGAACGGCGCGCAGCTCCTGTGGAGCCCGGATCCGCGGCGCTTTCCGCGGCTCTTCGAGTCGCACACGTTCTTCCTCGGCAACACGGCGATCTCCAGCATGCAGATCATCGCCTTCCTCGTGGCCGTGGCCATGATGGCCGGCCTGCAGTACCTCGTGTTCCGCACGCGCTTTGGCTTGGCGATGCGCGCGGTGTCCTTCGAGCCGTCGACGGCGGCGCTCATGGGCGTGCCTGTCGACCGGACGATCTCCATCACCTTCGCCGTCGGCTCGGCGCTCGCTGCGGGCGCGGCCATCCTCTTCGGCTTGCAGTACCCGCGCGTGGAGCCGTTCATGGGCCTGATGCTCGGGCTCAAAGCCTTCGTGGCCGCGGTGCTCGGCGGCATCGGCAACGTGCCCGGCTCGATGGTGGGCGGCCTGGTGCTCGGCCTCGCCGAGGAGTTCGTGGCCGGCTACGGGCTCTCCAGCTACCGCGACGCCGTGGCCTTCGCGATCCTCATCGCCATCCTCATCTTGCGGCCGGAGGGCATCTTCGGTCGCAGCGTGGCGGAGAAGGTGTAG
- a CDS encoding branched-chain amino acid ABC transporter permease, with protein sequence MQIVRAWAPVAITLAILAVVNVLLPSLNEDYRVHVLLDVGINVMLAVSLNLVNGVTGQFSIGHAGFMALGGYTAAFLSIRLAAYQLHGVPDAVSQGLFLVLALVVGGMVAALAGLIVGLPSLRLRGDYLAIVTLGFGEIIRVLIENTEAVGGARGLSNIPPWAGFFAVYAGVFVTLLCSRRLLASTHGRALLAIREDEVAAEAMGVNTVGYKVRAFVVSAFFAGIAGGLYAHYQTNLAPKSFTFIRSIEIVVMVVLGGMGSISGSVLAAVVLTLAPELLRALDQYRMASYGLMLVLLMLARPSGIFGTREIWELWPLRKKSKPDVDRELARPAGSP encoded by the coding sequence ATGCAGATCGTCCGCGCCTGGGCTCCGGTTGCGATCACCCTCGCCATCCTGGCGGTGGTGAACGTGCTTCTGCCCTCGCTCAACGAGGACTATCGCGTCCACGTGCTGCTCGACGTGGGCATCAACGTGATGCTCGCCGTCTCACTGAACCTGGTGAACGGCGTGACCGGCCAGTTCTCCATCGGCCACGCGGGCTTCATGGCGCTCGGCGGCTACACCGCGGCGTTTCTGTCGATTCGACTCGCGGCGTACCAGCTCCATGGCGTCCCCGACGCCGTCTCGCAGGGGCTGTTCCTGGTGTTGGCGCTCGTGGTGGGCGGCATGGTGGCGGCGCTCGCGGGCCTCATCGTCGGTTTGCCCTCGCTGCGGCTGCGCGGCGACTACCTGGCGATCGTGACGCTCGGCTTCGGCGAGATCATCCGCGTGCTCATCGAGAACACCGAGGCCGTGGGCGGCGCGCGCGGGCTCTCGAACATCCCGCCCTGGGCGGGGTTCTTCGCCGTGTACGCGGGCGTGTTCGTGACCCTGCTCTGCTCCCGGCGGCTGCTCGCGTCCACGCACGGGCGCGCGCTGCTCGCCATCCGCGAGGACGAGGTCGCTGCCGAGGCCATGGGCGTGAACACCGTGGGCTACAAAGTTCGCGCCTTCGTGGTGAGCGCGTTCTTCGCGGGCATCGCCGGCGGGCTCTACGCGCACTACCAGACCAACCTCGCGCCCAAGAGCTTCACCTTCATCCGCTCGATCGAGATCGTGGTGATGGTCGTGCTTGGCGGCATGGGATCGATTTCTGGATCGGTGCTCGCCGCGGTGGTGCTCACGCTGGCGCCCGAGCTCTTGCGCGCGCTCGACCAGTACCGCATGGCCAGCTACGGCCTGATGCTGGTGCTGCTCATGCTCGCGCGCCCCAGCGGCATCTTCGGCACGCGTGAGATTTGGGAGCTGTGGCCGCTGCGCAAGAAGAGCAAGCCCGACGTCGACCGCGAGCTGGCGCGGCCCGCAGGTTCGCCATGA
- a CDS encoding ABC transporter ATP-binding protein, with protein MSAPAMVPEARPEVLVASKVSMVFGGLRALNEFSIDIRTGDLQGLIGPNGAGKTTAFNALTGVYLPTEGEVRVRGERVNGKRPHQICARGLARTFQNIRLFKELTALDNVRIACHHTAKAAWLQAVLRTPGFLREEAAITERAEHYLSVMGLSAKRDEQAKNLPYGEQRRLEIARALATGPSVLLLDEPAAGMNTREKADLMPLIRRLRDEFKLGILVIEHDMKLVMGVCETITVLDHGVTIARGTPEQVRADPKVIEAYLGAPAAEKHA; from the coding sequence ATGAGCGCGCCGGCGATGGTGCCCGAGGCGCGGCCCGAAGTGCTGGTCGCGAGCAAGGTGTCGATGGTGTTCGGCGGCCTGCGCGCGCTGAACGAGTTCTCCATCGACATCCGCACCGGCGATCTGCAGGGCCTCATCGGCCCCAACGGCGCGGGCAAGACCACCGCGTTCAATGCGCTCACCGGCGTGTACCTGCCGACCGAAGGCGAAGTTCGCGTGCGTGGCGAGCGCGTGAACGGCAAGCGTCCGCACCAGATCTGCGCGCGCGGCCTGGCGCGGACGTTCCAGAACATCCGCCTCTTCAAAGAGCTCACCGCGCTCGACAACGTGCGCATCGCCTGCCACCACACCGCCAAGGCCGCGTGGCTGCAGGCGGTGCTGCGCACGCCGGGCTTCCTGCGCGAGGAGGCGGCGATCACCGAGCGCGCGGAACATTACCTTTCTGTGATGGGCCTCTCGGCCAAGCGCGACGAGCAGGCCAAGAACCTGCCCTACGGCGAGCAGCGTCGATTGGAGATCGCGCGCGCATTGGCCACCGGCCCGAGCGTGCTGCTCCTCGACGAGCCGGCCGCGGGCATGAACACCCGCGAGAAGGCCGACTTGATGCCGCTCATCCGGCGGCTGCGCGACGAGTTCAAGCTGGGCATCCTGGTCATCGAGCACGACATGAAGCTGGTGATGGGCGTGTGCGAGACGATCACTGTCCTCGACCACGGCGTCACCATCGCGCGCGGCACGCCGGAGCAGGTGCGCGCCGATCCCAAAGTCATCGAGGCCTACCTCGGCGCGCCGGCCGCGGAGAAGCACGCGTGA
- a CDS encoding ABC transporter ATP-binding protein — protein MSTLLEVENLFVSYGAIEALRGVSLKVETGQVVALIGANGAGKTTTLRAVSGMVRAGKGSRIVFDGQELGRSKPNDLVGRGLAHAPEGRGIFLNLTVRDNLELGAYLRRDKDGIAADREKMFGIFPVLKERESQIAGTLSGGEQQMLAISRALMSRPRLLLLDEPSLGLAPQVIQKIFQTLADVNKQGVSLLLVEQNAHLALGLAHRAYVLETGQVVMQGTGQELLATEDVRKAYLGE, from the coding sequence GTGAGCACGCTCCTCGAGGTGGAGAACCTCTTCGTGAGCTACGGCGCCATCGAGGCGCTGCGGGGCGTGTCGCTGAAGGTCGAGACGGGCCAGGTGGTGGCGCTCATCGGCGCCAACGGCGCGGGCAAGACCACCACCCTGCGCGCGGTGAGCGGCATGGTCCGCGCGGGCAAGGGCTCGCGGATCGTCTTCGACGGCCAGGAGCTGGGCCGCTCCAAGCCCAACGACCTGGTGGGCCGCGGGCTGGCGCACGCGCCCGAGGGCCGCGGCATCTTCTTGAACCTCACCGTCCGCGACAATTTGGAGCTCGGCGCCTACCTGCGCCGCGACAAGGACGGCATCGCCGCCGACCGCGAGAAGATGTTCGGGATCTTCCCCGTGCTCAAGGAGCGCGAGAGCCAGATCGCGGGCACGCTCTCCGGCGGCGAGCAGCAGATGCTGGCCATCTCGCGCGCGCTGATGTCGCGGCCGCGGCTGCTGCTCCTCGACGAGCCTTCGCTGGGACTCGCGCCGCAGGTGATCCAGAAGATCTTCCAGACCCTCGCCGATGTGAACAAGCAGGGCGTGTCGCTCTTGCTGGTGGAGCAGAACGCGCACCTCGCGCTCGGGCTGGCGCACCGCGCGTACGTGCTCGAGACCGGCCAGGTGGTGATGCAGGGCACCGGGCAGGAGCTCCTCGCCACCGAGGACGTGCGCAAGGCGTACCTGGGCGAGTAG
- a CDS encoding putative metal-binding motif-containing protein, translating into MCRCILAALIVALLAGPVGCLGCSSNEAPAPAASAVHRDALVPQPGWWGNPADLTAVGDGQQIKAVGTATNACAPDLFWAYFFTVPIAGVPSDADVYLWSFSTSKGNDTLAAEVCPVISGQPDCTQVVAAGADTFSSTNPIWATFTLVATGNGTLTAGSQAALVIHALRVPGGPGCATGDQHTFVLPNIGPDLPLGPDGVSDNQLWLDGGSAFVQDTAYEPCFGVSFTLPDAGSLGVGTPYAGGRVTDGFDGAVRAQSFTLSTQTQLFSAGISVSNIGNATGTINAEITNGSGSAVFTDGGPGALTFAANTDGGHFMWASLSPPLILPAGSYRLQFPQQGTGPQHWSWHRDVTDEGHALNGDIAADAASFEGRTARAVSSGAGGPGGGATGDDYVFVFDTLSCTDSSGNAVAEICDGLDNDCDGVVDDNLTDQAFCSASGPCASIPETCPADGGAYFCDPGSLFDAGITDCSTTTTTTTTGTSSTSTTTTTTGTSSTSTTTGSTGTSSTSSTSSTTTTGSSSTSSTSSTSSTSSTSSTSSTSSTSSTSSTSSTSSTSSTSSSSSTTGTSSSASSTGTSSSSSSTGTSSSSGSTGSSSSSSTTASSSSSSTTATGSSSAASSTGSSHGASSGTESTGTSGTSGSASGTAGSGSSGGAAAAGGSSGGTPANFALSGCGCSSLMDPGFGAVALLLLAARKRRRD; encoded by the coding sequence ATGTGTCGGTGCATCCTCGCTGCGCTGATCGTTGCGCTGCTGGCTGGACCCGTGGGCTGCCTGGGCTGCAGCAGCAACGAGGCGCCCGCGCCCGCGGCGTCCGCCGTGCACCGCGACGCGCTGGTGCCCCAGCCTGGCTGGTGGGGCAACCCGGCCGACCTCACGGCCGTCGGCGACGGCCAGCAGATCAAGGCGGTGGGCACCGCGACCAATGCCTGCGCGCCCGATCTCTTTTGGGCCTACTTCTTCACCGTGCCCATCGCCGGCGTGCCCAGCGACGCGGACGTGTACTTGTGGAGCTTCAGCACCAGCAAAGGCAACGACACCCTCGCCGCCGAGGTGTGCCCGGTCATCTCGGGCCAGCCCGACTGCACCCAAGTGGTCGCGGCCGGTGCGGATACCTTCTCCAGCACCAACCCCATCTGGGCCACGTTCACCCTGGTGGCCACCGGCAACGGCACGCTGACCGCGGGCTCCCAGGCCGCGCTGGTGATCCACGCGCTCCGCGTCCCTGGCGGCCCCGGCTGCGCCACCGGCGACCAGCACACCTTCGTCCTCCCCAACATCGGCCCGGATCTGCCGCTCGGCCCCGATGGCGTGAGCGACAACCAGCTCTGGCTCGACGGTGGCTCGGCCTTTGTCCAGGACACCGCCTACGAGCCCTGCTTCGGCGTGAGCTTCACCCTGCCCGACGCCGGCAGCCTTGGCGTGGGCACCCCGTACGCCGGCGGCCGCGTCACCGACGGGTTCGATGGTGCGGTCCGCGCGCAGAGCTTCACCCTGAGCACCCAGACGCAGCTCTTCAGCGCAGGCATCTCGGTGTCCAACATTGGCAACGCCACCGGCACGATCAACGCGGAGATCACCAACGGGAGCGGCAGCGCGGTCTTCACCGACGGCGGCCCGGGCGCCCTCACCTTCGCCGCGAACACCGACGGCGGCCACTTCATGTGGGCCAGCTTGAGCCCGCCCCTGATCCTCCCCGCGGGCAGCTACCGCCTTCAGTTTCCGCAGCAGGGCACAGGTCCCCAGCACTGGAGCTGGCACCGCGACGTGACCGATGAGGGACACGCCCTCAACGGCGACATCGCCGCCGACGCGGCGAGCTTCGAGGGCCGGACCGCGCGCGCGGTCTCCAGCGGCGCGGGCGGTCCGGGCGGCGGCGCCACCGGTGACGACTACGTCTTCGTCTTCGACACCCTCTCCTGCACCGACTCGAGCGGCAACGCCGTGGCCGAGATCTGCGACGGCCTGGACAACGACTGCGACGGCGTCGTGGACGACAACCTCACCGACCAGGCCTTCTGCAGCGCGAGCGGGCCCTGCGCGAGCATCCCCGAGACCTGTCCCGCCGACGGCGGCGCGTATTTCTGCGACCCGGGTTCGCTCTTCGACGCGGGCATCACCGACTGCAGCACCACCACCACCACGACCACCACCGGCACGTCGTCCACCTCGACCACGACCACGACGACCGGCACCTCGTCGACGTCGACCACGACGGGCAGTACTGGGACCTCGTCGACGTCGAGCACGTCGAGCACGACCACCACCGGCAGCTCGTCGACGTCATCGACCTCGAGCACCTCCAGCACCTCGTCGACGTCGAGCACCTCCTCGACCTCGAGCACCTCGTCGACGTCGAGCACCTCCTCGACCTCTTCGACCTCGAGCACGTCGTCGAGCTCCAGCACGACGGGCACATCCTCCAGCGCGAGCAGCACGGGCACGTCCTCGAGCTCGAGCAGCACGGGCACATCCTCGAGCTCGGGCAGCACCGGCTCGTCGTCGAGCTCCAGCACGACCGCGTCGAGCAGCTCGTCGTCCACCACCGCCACGGGCAGCAGCAGCGCCGCGAGCTCCACGGGCTCCAGCCACGGCGCGAGCTCGGGCACGGAATCGACGGGCACCTCCGGCACCAGCGGCTCGGCGAGCGGAACCGCTGGCTCCGGCTCCAGCGGCGGCGCGGCGGCCGCGGGCGGAAGCTCCGGCGGCACACCCGCAAACTTCGCGCTCAGCGGCTGCGGCTGCAGCTCGCTGATGGATCCCGGCTTCGGCGCGGTGGCCCTGCTGCTCCTCGCGGCGCGCAAGCGGCGTCGCGACTAG
- a CDS encoding PLDc N-terminal domain-containing protein, whose product MRFLVDGRTGPYRGEYAPWAPHVGFIGFLVMVADVWACVHVWSSKKRGVVAKLLWTLLIWCFPFGGFILFFLFGWEG is encoded by the coding sequence ATGCGCTTCCTGGTCGACGGCCGTACCGGGCCCTACCGCGGCGAGTACGCGCCCTGGGCGCCGCACGTGGGCTTCATCGGCTTTCTGGTGATGGTGGCCGACGTGTGGGCCTGCGTGCACGTGTGGAGCAGCAAGAAGCGCGGCGTGGTGGCCAAGCTGCTCTGGACGCTGCTCATCTGGTGCTTCCCCTTCGGCGGCTTCATCCTCTTCTTCCTCTTCGGCTGGGAAGGCTGA
- a CDS encoding cobalamin-binding protein: MGVDALLGAAPPYPRRVVCLTEETTEVLYRIGAGDRVVGVSGYTVRPKEARQKPKVSSFLDADFEKILALKPELVLGFSDLQAELGRELCKRGVPVFLFNQRSLAEILQAIRITGALVGLAAEADALAKELEANLRRHADAASKLPKRPRVFFEEWHEPLIAGIRWCSELVELVGGDDVCANLRTEQGAKGRIVDATDIAARDPEVVIASWCGRKAQEKLIRARPGWERVSAVKHDQLYEVKSTFILQPGPAALTDGVDQLAKIIAAAAHGQTLPRLRPGDLRRADGR, from the coding sequence ATGGGCGTGGACGCGCTGCTCGGCGCGGCGCCGCCCTACCCGCGCCGCGTGGTCTGCCTCACCGAGGAGACCACCGAGGTGCTCTACCGAATCGGCGCGGGCGACCGCGTGGTGGGCGTCTCGGGCTACACCGTGCGCCCCAAGGAGGCGCGCCAGAAGCCCAAGGTCTCCAGCTTCCTCGACGCCGACTTCGAGAAGATCCTCGCGCTGAAGCCGGAGCTGGTGCTCGGGTTCTCGGACCTGCAGGCCGAACTCGGTCGCGAGCTGTGCAAGCGCGGCGTGCCCGTCTTCCTCTTCAACCAGCGCTCGCTCGCGGAGATCCTCCAGGCGATCCGCATCACCGGCGCGCTCGTCGGGCTGGCGGCTGAAGCGGACGCGCTCGCGAAGGAGCTCGAGGCCAACCTGCGCCGCCATGCGGACGCCGCGTCGAAGCTACCCAAGCGCCCGCGCGTGTTCTTCGAGGAGTGGCACGAGCCGCTCATCGCCGGCATCCGCTGGTGCAGCGAGCTGGTGGAGCTGGTGGGCGGCGACGACGTCTGCGCAAACCTGCGCACCGAGCAAGGCGCCAAGGGCCGCATCGTGGACGCGACCGACATCGCCGCCCGCGACCCGGAGGTCGTCATCGCCAGCTGGTGCGGCCGCAAGGCGCAGGAGAAGCTCATCCGCGCGCGGCCCGGCTGGGAGAGGGTGAGCGCGGTGAAGCACGACCAGCTCTACGAGGTGAAGAGCACCTTCATCCTCCAGCCCGGGCCGGCCGCGCTCACCGACGGCGTGGACCAGCTCGCGAAGATCATCGCCGCCGCCGCGCACGGCCAGACGCTGCCTCGGCTACGCCCCGGCGATCTCCGCCGCGCGGACGGCCGATGA
- a CDS encoding CTP synthase has protein sequence MTMRAKKTKYIFVTGGVVSSLGKGIASASIGALMENRGLDVTHLKLDPYINVDPGTMSPFQHGEVYVTDDGGETDLDLGHYERFSSAKMTRANNVTTGRIYLSVIQKERRGEYLGKTVQVIPHITDEIKSVIRAAAEGHDLCIVEVGGTVGDIESLPFIEAIRQMKYDVGPEHVAYVHLTLLPYIAAAGEVKTKPTQHSVMKLREIGVQPDVLLCRSDREVNREMKDKIALFCNVDPRAVFLSRDAKSIYQVPLNLHEEGLDDKLAELLNIWTRAPRLERWEHIVDAVLEPKKGSVKIGVVGKYVELVESYKSLNEALIHGGIANDVKVELVFVDSTEIEQQGADVLLKGVDAILVPGGFGIRGTEGKISAVRYAREKRVPFFGICLGLQMAVIEYGRNQLGLTNANSLEFDEATPHPVVTLMEAQKGVSDKGGTMRLGAYACALTPGSLAHKLYGKDDIDERHRHRYEFNNSYRSKFEEKGMKFSGVNKQLNLVEMIELPDHPHFIGCQFHPEFKSKPFAPHPLFAGFIKAALDHRPRS, from the coding sequence ATGACAATGCGCGCGAAGAAGACCAAGTACATCTTCGTCACCGGCGGCGTGGTGAGCTCACTGGGCAAGGGCATCGCCAGCGCGAGCATCGGCGCGCTCATGGAGAACCGCGGCCTCGACGTCACCCACCTCAAGCTCGACCCGTACATCAACGTCGACCCGGGCACGATGAGCCCGTTCCAGCACGGCGAGGTGTACGTCACCGACGACGGCGGCGAGACCGACCTCGACCTCGGCCACTACGAGCGCTTCTCCAGCGCCAAGATGACCCGGGCCAACAACGTCACCACCGGGCGCATCTACCTCTCCGTCATCCAGAAGGAGCGCCGCGGCGAGTACCTGGGCAAGACCGTGCAGGTGATTCCGCACATCACCGACGAAATCAAGAGCGTGATCCGCGCGGCCGCAGAGGGCCACGATCTCTGCATCGTGGAGGTCGGCGGCACCGTCGGCGACATCGAGAGCCTGCCCTTCATCGAGGCCATCCGGCAGATGAAGTACGACGTGGGCCCGGAGCACGTGGCCTACGTGCACTTGACGCTGCTGCCGTACATCGCTGCCGCCGGTGAGGTGAAGACCAAGCCCACCCAGCACTCGGTGATGAAGCTCCGCGAGATCGGCGTGCAGCCCGACGTGCTCCTCTGCCGCAGCGATCGCGAAGTCAACCGCGAGATGAAGGACAAGATCGCGCTCTTCTGCAACGTGGATCCGCGCGCCGTCTTCCTCTCCCGCGACGCGAAGAGCATCTATCAAGTACCGCTCAACCTCCACGAAGAGGGCCTCGACGACAAGCTCGCCGAGCTCCTCAACATCTGGACGCGCGCGCCGCGGCTGGAGCGCTGGGAGCACATCGTCGACGCGGTGCTCGAGCCCAAGAAGGGCAGCGTGAAGATCGGCGTGGTGGGCAAGTACGTGGAGCTCGTGGAGAGCTACAAGAGCCTGAACGAGGCGCTCATCCACGGCGGCATCGCCAACGACGTGAAGGTGGAGCTGGTCTTCGTGGACTCCACCGAGATCGAGCAGCAGGGCGCCGACGTGCTCCTCAAGGGCGTGGACGCGATCCTCGTGCCCGGCGGCTTCGGCATCCGCGGCACCGAGGGGAAGATCTCCGCCGTCCGCTATGCGCGCGAGAAGCGGGTGCCGTTCTTTGGAATCTGCCTCGGCTTGCAGATGGCGGTTATCGAGTATGGGCGCAACCAGCTCGGGCTCACGAACGCGAACTCGCTGGAGTTCGACGAGGCCACGCCGCATCCGGTGGTCACGCTCATGGAGGCCCAGAAGGGCGTCTCCGACAAGGGCGGCACCATGCGCCTGGGCGCGTACGCGTGCGCGCTCACCCCGGGCTCGCTGGCGCACAAGCTCTACGGCAAGGACGACATCGACGAGCGGCACCGCCACCGCTACGAATTCAATAATTCGTATCGTTCCAAGTTTGAAGAAAAGGGTATGAAGTTCTCGGGCGTGAACAAGCAGCTCAATCTCGTCGAAATGATCGAGCTGCCGGATCACCCGCACTTCATCGGGTGCCAGTTCCACCCCGAGTTCAAGTCGAAGCCGTTCGCGCCGCACCCGCTCTTCGCCGGCTTCATCAAGGCGGCGCTCGACCACCGGCCCAGGAGCTAG
- the kdsB gene encoding 3-deoxy-manno-octulosonate cytidylyltransferase: MTTSTGQRVAVIIPARFASERLPGKPLADIHGKPMVVRVLERAQRARTVDRVLVATDDPRIADAVKAAGGEAVMTSEHCATGTDRVAEAARTLPEDFGIILNVQGDEPLLDPTALEILCSAFSDAAVKMATLARALPPSELSKPQVVKVVRNRKHDALYFSRAAIPFVRDGGRHEYLGHVGIYGFRREFLYEFAELRSLPLEKAEKLEQLRALEHGVPIRVLASPYAGFGVDTPEDLEAARKAFVELPEPPK; encoded by the coding sequence GTGACTACGAGCACGGGTCAGCGCGTCGCGGTGATCATTCCCGCCCGTTTTGCCTCCGAACGCCTCCCCGGAAAGCCGCTCGCCGACATCCACGGCAAGCCCATGGTCGTGCGCGTGCTCGAGCGCGCGCAGCGGGCGCGAACGGTCGATCGCGTGCTGGTGGCCACCGACGACCCGCGCATCGCCGACGCGGTGAAGGCCGCGGGCGGCGAAGCGGTCATGACCAGCGAGCACTGCGCCACCGGCACCGACCGCGTGGCCGAGGCCGCGCGGACCTTGCCGGAAGACTTTGGGATCATCCTCAACGTGCAGGGCGACGAGCCGCTGCTGGATCCGACGGCCCTGGAGATCCTCTGCAGCGCCTTCTCCGACGCGGCCGTGAAGATGGCCACCCTCGCGCGCGCCCTGCCGCCGAGCGAGCTGAGCAAGCCCCAGGTGGTGAAGGTGGTGCGCAACCGCAAGCACGACGCGCTCTACTTCTCGCGGGCGGCCATCCCCTTCGTGCGCGACGGCGGCCGGCATGAGTACCTCGGCCACGTGGGCATCTACGGCTTCCGGCGCGAGTTCTTGTACGAGTTCGCCGAGCTGCGCAGCTTGCCTCTCGAGAAGGCGGAGAAGCTGGAGCAGCTCCGCGCCCTCGAGCACGGCGTGCCCATCCGCGTGCTGGCCTCGCCCTACGCCGGCTTCGGCGTGGACACCCCGGAAGACCTCGAGGCCGCGCGGAAGGCCTTCGTGGAGCTTCCCGAACCGCCGAAGTAA